The following nucleotide sequence is from bacterium.
AGACTACAACTCGCTCCTGGCGTTCTGCCTCGTCTGGGGCATGGGCGGAGCGTTCATCTCGCTCGGCCTCTCGCGCATCCTGGCCAAGCACGCCATGGGCGTGCAGGTCATCGACCCGAGCACCGCCGATCCCGGCGCACAGCAGCTGCTCCAGACGGTGCATCGTCTGGCGCAGGGCGCGGGCATCCCGATGCCCGAGGTCGGCGTCTACGAGGCCGACGAGCCGAACGCGTTCGCGACCGGCCCGACCAAGAGCCGCTCCCTGGTGGCCGTCTCGACCGGTCTCCTCCGCCGCATGGACCGCGCCGAGGTCGAGGGCGTCCTCGGCCACGAGGTCTCCCACATCGCCAACGGCGACATGGTGACGATGACGCTCCTCCAGGGCGTCGTGAACGCCTTCGTGATGTTCCTCGCCCGCGTCATCGCCTGGGGCGTCGCCAACGCCACCCGTCGCGACGACAACGAGAACATCTCCTACGGTCTCTTCTTCGTCGTGCAGATCGTGCTCGAGATCGCCTTCATGATTCTCGGCTCGATCGTCGTCGCCTGGTTCTCGCGCATGCGCGAGTTCCGCGCCGACGCCGGCGGCGCCCGCCTGGCGGGCCGTCAGAGCATGATCGACGCCCTCGAGGCCCTGCGCCGCAACGTCGACATCACCGAGCCGGCCGACGCCCAGCCGGCGCTCGCGGCGCTGAAGATCAGCAGCCCCGGCAAGCTCATGAAGCTCTTCGCGACGCATCCGCCCCTCGAGGAGCGGATCGCCCGCCTCCGCTCCGCGGCGTAACCGGCGTTGCGTCTTGCGCGCCGGCTCTCGCGGGGGCCGGTGCGCGCGGGGTGGGGGCTCCTCACGCCGCCGCGCGCGCCGAGGCAGGCGGATGGTGAACGTCGTCCCCTCTCCGCGCGCGCTCCGGAGCCGCACCGTGCCGCCGAGCTGCCGCACGAAACGCGCACGATGTAGAGCCCGAGCCCCGTGCCGCCGGTTCGCCGCCCGACCCCGTCGGCGCTCTGCCGGAACGCCTCGAAGATCGCCTCCTGATCCTCCGGGGCGATGCCGACGCCGGTGTCGGTGATCTCGAGCACGACGGCATCCTCCTCGACGCCGACCTGTGCGCGGACGAAGCCGCGCTCGGTGAACTTGAGGGCGTTGTGGCGAAGGGGGACGCCACGGGGGCGGCGGCCTCGGCGGTGTCCCGGCCGGTCGTCATTCAGATCTGGGCCGAAATCGCGGCGGCAAGCCCGTTGTCGATTGCAAGCGCGTCAGGACCAGGGAAGGCTGGCGCGCGTCTTCCAGTAGCGCTCCGGCGGCTCCGCGGCCGCGCGCAGGTCGTCGGCGGTGGCGGCGTCGAGCGGCCGCTCCACGGCGTCCCGGTGCGACGCCAGCTGCTCGGGCGTCGCGGCGCCGGAGAGCACGACGTCGACGAACGGATGGCGCAACGCCCAGGCGATCGCGAGCTGATCCACGCCCATGGTCGCGGCGGCGGCGACCGTGGCGAGCCGGGCGACGAGGGCGGCGTCGGCGGGGCGCGCGTTGGTCGCGGTGAGACGGCCGTTGGCGTGCACCTCCTTCACGATGACGCCGAGCCCGGCTGCGTGCGCGGCGGCGAGCTGCGGGGCGAGCGAGGGCTCGAGGAGGTTGAACGTGGCCTGCACGACGTCGAACACGCGGCGCCCGCCGGCGCCCGCGGCCAGCGCCCGCGCCAGGGTCGCGGCCGACGTGGGGCCGCTCAGCGTGAGGCCGACCGCGCGGTACACGCCCGCGGCGCGCGCGTCGCACAGCGCCTCCCGCAGCGCCTGGTCGTCGAGCACGCCCGACTCCAGCGTCGCGCTGTGGATCTCGTAGAGGTCGAGCCAGGCGCCGAGGTGCGTGCGGCTCTCGGCGAGCTGCGCGCGGAAGCGGGCGAGCGACAGCTCCTTCTCCTCGTGGACCACGGCGTCGATCGTCCAGCCGGCGGTGTAGCGATATCCCCACTTGCTGCCGACCGTGAGCGCGCCGGGCGCCACGCCGCGCGCGCGCAGCCAGGCGCCGAGGAACTCCTCGGCGCGCCCATAGCTGCGTGCGGCGTCGACGTAGCGCACGCCGGCGGCGCGGGCGGCGTCGAGCATGGCGAAGCAGCGCGCGCGCAGGTCGTCGGGGGTGCGTGCGGCACCGAGGTCGCGGTCGCGGCCGAGCGTGATGTAGCCGGGGCGGCCGATGGCGGCGAGCCCGATCCCGAGCGGGGTGACCACGAGGCCGGTGTCGCCGAGCGTGCGCGTCTCCACGACGCGAGAGGATAGGCGGGCGCTCAGGCCGGGTTCAACGCCCGTCCGCGGCCCGCGATGCGGCCGAGATAGACGAGGCCGAGCCCGTCGAAGACGAGCTCGCGGGCGCGCTTCAGGACCCACAGCGCGGCGGCTTCGGGCTCGGGCATGCCGAGCAGGCTGCCCAGCCAGACGCCGCCCAGCTCCTGCGTGCCGATCGCGCCCGGAACGATGATCGCCGCCGCGCGGATCGGCTGCGCGAGGGTCTCGATGATGAGCGCGTCGAGCCACGAGATGGGATGGCCGAGCAGCGCGCACATGAGGTGCACCTCGAAGACGCCGGTCAGCCAGCCGGCGAGGAACCACAGGCTCGCGGCGACGAACGCGGTGCTCCCGCCCTGGTA
It contains:
- the htpX gene encoding protease HtpX — protein: MAKRIVLFLAVNLLVMITISVILNVLGIRPYLTAQGIDYNSLLAFCLVWGMGGAFISLGLSRILAKHAMGVQVIDPSTADPGAQQLLQTVHRLAQGAGIPMPEVGVYEADEPNAFATGPTKSRSLVAVSTGLLRRMDRAEVEGVLGHEVSHIANGDMVTMTLLQGVVNAFVMFLARVIAWGVANATRRDDNENISYGLFFVVQIVLEIAFMILGSIVVAWFSRMREFRADAGGARLAGRQSMIDALEALRRNVDITEPADAQPALAALKISSPGKLMKLFATHPPLEERIARLRSAA
- a CDS encoding aldo/keto reductase, whose product is METRTLGDTGLVVTPLGIGLAAIGRPGYITLGRDRDLGAARTPDDLRARCFAMLDAARAAGVRYVDAARSYGRAEEFLGAWLRARGVAPGALTVGSKWGYRYTAGWTIDAVVHEEKELSLARFRAQLAESRTHLGAWLDLYEIHSATLESGVLDDQALREALCDARAAGVYRAVGLTLSGPTSAATLARALAAGAGGRRVFDVVQATFNLLEPSLAPQLAAAHAAGLGVIVKEVHANGRLTATNARPADAALVARLATVAAAATMGVDQLAIAWALRHPFVDVVLSGAATPEQLASHRDAVERPLDAATADDLRAAAEPPERYWKTRASLPWS